A single window of Watersipora subatra chromosome 11, tzWatSuba1.1, whole genome shotgun sequence DNA harbors:
- the LOC137408712 gene encoding uncharacterized protein, producing the protein MLWSAFLLLFLLLSSPAVGSHLDDQMKDMADDIGTSLRSISSAHNHKVDWLFVVDHGGFTNDNMRLQYSNFFVQQLATNLYISPMNSQAGVLTYGATTNLQIPLDVSDGNQCEFNKMVNKLVLTAGQSDMNQGLSVR; encoded by the exons ATGTTGTGGTCAGCATTTCTACTCCTGTTTCTGTTGCTGTCCAGTCCAGCTGTAGGCAGTCATTTGGATGATCAAATGAAGGATATGGCGGATGACATTGGCACTAGTCTCAGGTCGATTAG CTCTGCCCACAACCACAAagttgattggctgtttgtggTAGACCACGGAGGATTCACCAATGACAATATGCGATTGCAGTACTCCAACTTCTTCGTGCAGCAGTTAGCAACCAACCTTTACATCTCACCCATGAATTCTCAG GCGGGAGTCCTTACATACGGCGCGACGACTAACCTCCAGATACCACTCGATGTCAGTGACGGTAATCAGTGTGAGTTTAACAAAATGGTTAACAAGTTGGTGCTGACTGCCGGACAATCGGACATGAATCAAG GACTCTCTGTTAGGTAG